Proteins encoded within one genomic window of Synechococcus sp. PCC 7335:
- a CDS encoding YheT family hydrolase, producing the protein MLPIPYQAPWPLNNGLLMTLYVGLRASKNWEKTLTQPEPTYHEKIFTGAQAVPIFGLVAIPPHPIGTVVGTYGITGDLEDQWFLRLMARKAYARGYAVVIFDWRAHGKTAKLSPALTSDGLYEGEDFVRIAAAAKHMGAPAPFWFTGFSLGGLLALWGIKAAQELSAWGADLGIDSEEIAGGAVISPALESLRSLTYLAQAPLGKYLEKAITRKLKQLLNQLQADHPTAFDSAAVDRVNSIWSFDQEIVIPRLGFKSVADYYLATSGLYILPALTKPTFILYAADDPLFDPTLVPDIESACANNPAIDLSTSEHGGHVGFISSSMCQQKYRDIDQWWAWNRILEWFGASTP; encoded by the coding sequence ATGCTACCTATTCCTTACCAAGCACCATGGCCGCTTAATAACGGCCTGCTGATGACACTTTATGTAGGGTTGCGCGCTAGCAAAAATTGGGAAAAGACGCTTACACAGCCTGAACCGACTTATCACGAGAAGATCTTTACAGGCGCACAAGCAGTGCCTATCTTTGGACTAGTGGCTATTCCACCTCATCCAATCGGGACAGTTGTGGGTACCTACGGTATCACAGGCGACCTAGAAGACCAGTGGTTTTTGAGACTGATGGCTCGTAAAGCCTATGCACGTGGCTACGCGGTCGTCATCTTTGACTGGCGCGCTCATGGTAAAACAGCAAAGCTTTCGCCAGCATTGACCTCTGATGGACTCTATGAAGGGGAAGATTTTGTCCGGATCGCAGCAGCGGCTAAGCATATGGGCGCTCCGGCACCGTTTTGGTTCACAGGATTTTCTTTGGGAGGGCTGCTAGCTCTATGGGGGATCAAAGCAGCGCAAGAGCTTTCTGCATGGGGAGCTGATCTGGGTATAGATAGCGAAGAAATTGCTGGGGGAGCAGTGATCTCTCCGGCGCTAGAGTCCTTGCGATCGCTAACCTATCTTGCTCAAGCTCCCTTAGGAAAGTATCTTGAAAAAGCCATTACCCGCAAACTTAAACAGCTGCTTAATCAACTGCAAGCAGACCATCCCACTGCCTTTGACTCTGCTGCTGTAGACCGGGTCAATAGCATTTGGTCTTTTGACCAGGAAATAGTGATTCCCCGACTAGGTTTCAAATCCGTGGCTGACTACTATCTTGCTACCAGCGGCCTCTATATATTGCCAGCACTCACTAAACCAACCTTTATTCTCTATGCCGCAGATGATCCGCTCTTCGATCCAACGCTTGTTCCAGATATCGAGTCCGCCTGCGCAAACAACCCAGCTATCGATCTGTCCACGAGCGAACATGGGGGACATGTGGGCTTTATTAGCTCGTCTATGTGCCAACAAAAATATCGGGACATCGATCAGTGGTGGGCGTGGAATAGAATTCTAGAGTGGTTTGGAGCTAGTACTCCTTAG
- a CDS encoding glycosyltransferase family 2 protein — protein sequence MLHPIKVVDIELSEPISTLTELAGYMGVQGLVRLYGVPLGYVRAPVTLGECSGATLSELILAQLGSAIITQLLKNGLASPKQLESLKLEELIDLPPVEYDGEWPLVTIAVCTRDRPEDIRRCLDAISQLDYPQLDVLVVDNAPQTEATKALIAADYPQVRYVQEPNPGLDWARNRAILEAKGEIIAYTDDDVVVDAGWVKAIAQVFENENVMAVTGLVVPYELETEAQVLFEAYGGFGKGFDYQEYWVPDGQPIPWWMTGAGQYGTGANMAYRRSIFKEIGGFDPALDVGTVTNGGGDLEMFFRVVESNNLLAYVPTAMVRHCHRRSYEKLKTQIASNGIGFYAYWACGMACYPESFFQFLTIGLYWFVSWHLRRAWISFKHPTKVPAELVWAELKGSFVGLFRYAKARRQVEKVANDADDNERNSQSPGLSHIEQYKQRFRRLPELTQELTKSTDQPSQESPDKKQGKQKLVGSIAVRHVRLESSLQPITDVEQYSQVRVFFSWQGHPLCARDITNGYKSIGVSTLEYYLLSKSEDTDSPETILYRLLDLDPNDDRNPYYRAYAVLSDRYSASANLEKTNLEKTNLEKTKLPKGVKVSINLATFDRPDDLRNCLTCLQAQKTDREVEIVVVDNHPSSNLTPPIVADFPEVKLVRETRQGLAYARNAGFSACTGDIIIATDDDVTIPEDWLEKLVAPFVRADVMIVTGNVLPLQLETPSQQFFEKYGGLGRGFVSQEVNADWFEESPRYAIPTWSLGATANAAFRASIFSVAEIGLMDEALGPGMPSGVGEDTYLFYKTIKAGYTLLYEPSAYLWHKHRQDNKALRRQLYGYSKGHVSYNLTTWLRDGDWRGLYQIFVGLPTYHAYRIVKLLLRKSDYPLSLILLEIWGNLAGPWSLWRSRLRVSKEGRSEWVSHDEETSDAYMIQSQ from the coding sequence ATGTTACATCCTATAAAAGTTGTTGATATCGAACTTTCTGAACCTATCTCTACACTGACAGAACTTGCTGGTTATATGGGTGTTCAGGGACTGGTTCGACTGTATGGTGTACCACTTGGATACGTTAGAGCGCCAGTAACTCTGGGTGAATGTAGTGGGGCCACGCTTAGCGAGCTCATTTTAGCGCAGCTAGGTTCAGCAATTATCACTCAGCTCTTGAAGAATGGGTTGGCTTCTCCAAAGCAGCTAGAGTCACTAAAACTAGAAGAACTCATTGACTTGCCGCCAGTCGAATACGACGGTGAGTGGCCGCTCGTAACGATAGCTGTTTGTACACGTGATCGCCCTGAAGATATTCGGCGCTGTCTAGACGCTATCTCTCAGCTAGACTATCCTCAGCTAGATGTCCTAGTAGTTGATAACGCGCCTCAGACGGAAGCAACTAAGGCGTTAATCGCAGCCGACTATCCTCAAGTTCGCTATGTCCAAGAGCCTAATCCAGGATTGGACTGGGCCCGGAACCGAGCTATTCTAGAGGCTAAAGGTGAGATTATTGCCTACACCGATGATGATGTGGTGGTAGATGCGGGGTGGGTAAAGGCGATCGCTCAAGTCTTTGAAAACGAGAACGTGATGGCGGTCACAGGCCTGGTTGTTCCCTATGAGCTAGAAACCGAAGCTCAGGTCTTATTTGAAGCTTATGGTGGATTCGGCAAAGGCTTTGACTATCAAGAATACTGGGTGCCTGATGGGCAACCGATTCCCTGGTGGATGACTGGCGCCGGACAGTATGGCACGGGCGCTAATATGGCCTATCGACGATCTATCTTCAAAGAAATTGGCGGATTCGATCCGGCCCTAGATGTAGGCACGGTCACTAACGGCGGGGGAGATCTCGAAATGTTCTTCAGGGTCGTTGAAAGCAACAATCTTCTAGCTTATGTGCCTACTGCTATGGTGAGGCACTGCCATCGTCGTAGTTATGAGAAGCTAAAAACTCAGATCGCCAGCAATGGTATTGGCTTCTACGCCTATTGGGCCTGTGGTATGGCTTGCTATCCTGAATCTTTCTTCCAGTTTTTGACGATAGGTCTATATTGGTTTGTCTCCTGGCATCTTCGACGCGCTTGGATCTCTTTCAAGCATCCTACAAAGGTTCCAGCAGAGCTAGTCTGGGCAGAGCTGAAAGGTAGCTTTGTGGGGCTGTTTCGATATGCCAAAGCGCGGCGTCAGGTTGAGAAAGTAGCCAATGATGCCGATGATAATGAACGGAATTCTCAAAGTCCAGGACTTAGCCACATTGAACAATATAAACAGCGATTCCGTCGCCTGCCGGAGCTTACTCAAGAGCTAACTAAATCTACGGACCAGCCCTCTCAGGAATCACCTGACAAAAAGCAAGGTAAGCAAAAGTTAGTAGGCAGTATAGCTGTCCGTCACGTTCGGCTAGAAAGCTCACTACAGCCTATTACAGACGTTGAGCAGTACAGCCAGGTTCGCGTTTTCTTTTCGTGGCAAGGGCATCCCCTTTGCGCTAGAGATATTACAAATGGATATAAATCGATCGGTGTTAGTACTCTAGAGTACTATCTTCTTTCAAAGAGTGAGGATACCGACTCTCCAGAGACAATCCTTTATAGATTGCTAGATCTTGATCCTAACGACGATAGAAATCCTTACTATAGAGCCTACGCTGTGCTATCGGATCGCTACAGTGCCTCAGCTAATTTAGAGAAAACCAATTTAGAAAAAACCAATTTAGAAAAAACGAAGCTACCTAAAGGCGTTAAAGTTTCAATTAACCTAGCAACCTTCGATAGGCCAGACGATTTGCGTAACTGTTTGACTTGCTTGCAGGCGCAAAAGACTGATCGCGAAGTAGAAATTGTTGTCGTTGACAATCACCCAAGTTCAAACTTGACTCCGCCTATTGTTGCAGATTTTCCTGAGGTCAAGCTGGTGCGCGAGACGAGACAAGGATTAGCTTACGCACGTAATGCTGGATTCTCCGCTTGCACTGGCGATATCATCATCGCCACAGACGATGATGTGACTATTCCTGAAGATTGGTTAGAAAAGCTAGTGGCTCCCTTTGTTCGAGCAGATGTGATGATTGTGACTGGCAATGTCTTGCCACTACAGTTAGAAACGCCATCTCAGCAGTTTTTTGAAAAATACGGCGGACTGGGTAGAGGGTTTGTTTCCCAAGAAGTTAACGCTGACTGGTTCGAAGAATCTCCTCGCTATGCGATTCCTACATGGAGCTTGGGTGCAACTGCTAATGCTGCTTTTAGAGCCAGCATATTTTCAGTTGCTGAAATTGGTCTAATGGATGAAGCGCTAGGACCTGGCATGCCTTCTGGCGTTGGCGAGGATACCTATCTTTTCTACAAAACTATCAAAGCAGGCTATACGCTGCTGTACGAGCCTTCTGCCTATCTATGGCACAAACATCGCCAGGATAATAAAGCGCTACGCCGTCAGCTATATGGCTATAGCAAAGGTCATGTCTCCTATAACCTGACAACTTGGTTAAGAGACGGTGACTGGCGCGGACTCTATCAAATTTTTGTAGGACTTCCTACCTACCATGCTTATCGAATCGTCAAACTATTGCTACGAAAGAGTGATTACCCACTTTCTTTGATTTTGCTGGAAATCTGGGGCAACTTGGCGGGGCCGTGGTCGCTGTGGCGATCGCGTTTGCGCGTGAGCAAAGAAGGCCGCAGCGAATGGGTATCTCACGATGAAGAAACTAGTGACGCCTACATGATTCAAAGTCAATAA
- a CDS encoding glycosyltransferase family A protein: protein MHKSVDKESLLSAEPLVSVIVPAYNAETFITRTLASISAQTYRNLEVWVVDDGSSDHTSAIVEALAQHDSRIQLLQQPNQGVANARNVGIRAANGVFIAPIDADDVWCQNTLEKLVDKFRLLAPQAGVVYTWSIDIDKQGQPTGGFHAARISGNVLKTLICHNFLGNASSTLIRKTYLDQVGGYSTELRNCEAQGCEDWDLYLRLAGQCEFEVVPEFLVGYRKIASSMSQDFNQMARSQQVMLASVQKKHPQIPKYLYRLSKSSFYLYLAQQCNQTGSFRKTLSWLRRAIKTDPLVLLRPGLYLLPFQSLIGRLDRNAQNRHTRKSTDIFSLSSSEVPLNRLFHAINSTKVHHPKVSLKLFVGSVLHRTLSKI, encoded by the coding sequence ATGCATAAGTCTGTAGATAAAGAGTCTCTACTATCAGCAGAACCTCTAGTCTCTGTGATTGTACCGGCCTATAATGCAGAAACCTTTATCACCAGGACGCTAGCGTCTATTAGCGCTCAGACTTACCGCAATTTAGAAGTGTGGGTGGTTGATGATGGATCTAGCGATCACACATCCGCTATCGTTGAAGCCTTAGCACAGCATGACAGTCGAATTCAGCTTCTACAACAGCCTAATCAGGGGGTCGCGAACGCTCGAAATGTAGGGATTCGAGCAGCTAACGGAGTATTCATCGCCCCAATCGACGCTGACGATGTGTGGTGTCAAAATACATTAGAAAAACTGGTTGATAAGTTTCGTCTGCTAGCGCCACAAGCAGGCGTTGTGTATACCTGGTCGATAGACATTGATAAGCAAGGCCAGCCTACTGGTGGATTCCATGCTGCCAGGATTAGTGGAAATGTTTTGAAAACACTGATCTGCCATAACTTTCTAGGTAATGCTAGCTCCACGCTGATTCGAAAGACGTATCTAGATCAAGTTGGTGGCTACAGCACCGAGCTGAGGAACTGTGAAGCTCAAGGATGCGAAGATTGGGATTTGTACTTGCGTTTGGCTGGGCAGTGTGAATTCGAAGTAGTCCCAGAGTTTCTGGTAGGATATCGCAAAATTGCTAGCAGTATGTCTCAAGACTTCAATCAAATGGCTAGATCGCAACAGGTGATGCTGGCATCTGTTCAAAAGAAACATCCTCAGATTCCTAAGTACCTATATCGTCTTTCTAAGAGCAGCTTCTATCTTTATCTGGCGCAGCAGTGTAATCAAACAGGTTCCTTCCGTAAGACTCTTTCTTGGCTGCGCAGGGCTATCAAAACTGATCCTCTAGTACTGCTGCGACCAGGACTATATCTTCTACCGTTTCAAAGCTTGATTGGGCGACTAGATCGGAATGCTCAAAATCGACATACTCGAAAGTCAACTGACATATTTAGTCTTTCTTCATCTGAAGTGCCTTTGAATAGGCTTTTCCATGCAATTAACTCTACAAAAGTCCATCACCCAAAAGTTTCTCTCAAACTCTTTGTAGGGTCTGTGCTACATCGGACTTTATCGAAGATCTAG
- a CDS encoding ABC transporter permease — protein MSPQSSQNNLSRRWRFRYLWDLLRSLVDRDMKLMYKRSTLGIAWTLISPLLQLLVFIFVFQVIIKIDIPQYASYVFTGLLVWNWFQTCLFQATGVIINSRPLIRQPGFPNTILPVIVVTTGLIHFVLALPILFVFLLIDGVQLTPLILLLPLLQLLQFCLTVAFSYLLASLNVTFRDTQHTLGVLLQLLFYLTPIFYESGSIPDRYRRLYELNPMVPLVQSYRQILIQGEQPDWSALMIVAGMTLILLPIGYKVFKRQSLSFIEEI, from the coding sequence ATGAGCCCTCAATCTTCACAAAATAACTTGAGCCGTCGATGGCGCTTTCGATATCTCTGGGATCTGTTGCGATCGCTAGTTGATCGCGATATGAAGCTGATGTATAAGCGCTCTACGTTGGGCATTGCTTGGACTCTAATTAGTCCTCTGCTGCAGCTGCTGGTTTTTATCTTTGTTTTTCAAGTCATTATTAAAATTGATATTCCTCAGTATGCTTCTTACGTATTTACCGGACTGCTGGTCTGGAACTGGTTTCAGACCTGTTTATTTCAGGCGACCGGTGTCATCATCAACAGTCGTCCACTGATTCGACAGCCAGGTTTTCCAAACACAATTTTACCTGTCATCGTAGTCACTACCGGACTCATCCATTTTGTCCTAGCACTCCCCATCCTATTTGTTTTTTTACTGATTGATGGTGTGCAACTGACACCACTAATTCTACTTTTGCCGCTACTTCAGCTACTACAGTTTTGTTTAACAGTTGCTTTCTCATATCTTCTTGCTTCACTCAATGTCACCTTTCGTGACACTCAGCATACGCTAGGTGTTCTACTCCAGCTGCTGTTCTATCTCACACCCATCTTCTATGAGTCTGGTAGCATTCCTGATAGATATCGGCGACTCTACGAACTCAATCCAATGGTGCCTTTAGTCCAAAGCTACCGACAGATTTTGATTCAAGGTGAGCAGCCAGACTGGAGCGCTTTGATGATAGTGGCTGGCATGACGCTGATACTGCTACCCATTGGATACAAAGTATTCAAGCGACAAAGTTTGAGTTTCATAGAAGAAATCTAA
- the galE gene encoding UDP-glucose 4-epimerase GalE has product MQLLEESKTQTVLVTGGGGYIGSHTVKALQAAGYEVVILDNLIYGHRDLVKNVLKTKLIEGDIGDRALLEQLFSTYSVAAVVHFAAYAYVGESATNPAKYYANNVCATLTLLEAMVEAGIDKLVFSSTCAIYGVPDTLPILETHDKRPVNPYGKTKLMVEQILDDFDRAYGLKSVCFRYFNAAGADPSGDLGEDHMPETHLIPLVLAAAQKRDSVSIFGKDYPTADGTCIRDYIHVSDLADAHVLGLDHLLQGNSSQKINLSNGSGFSVRQVIETAKAVTGRPIEVVEEARRPGDPPALVGNSDKAATLLGWQPRYPELVDIIDHAWQWHQKRHSSNHS; this is encoded by the coding sequence ATGCAGCTTTTAGAAGAGTCGAAAACACAGACAGTGCTAGTGACAGGTGGCGGTGGATATATTGGTTCTCATACCGTTAAGGCTTTGCAGGCAGCTGGGTATGAGGTTGTGATCCTTGACAACCTTATTTATGGACACCGAGACCTAGTCAAGAACGTTCTCAAAACCAAGTTGATCGAAGGTGATATAGGTGATCGCGCTCTTCTAGAACAACTATTTTCAACCTATTCAGTGGCAGCGGTTGTCCATTTTGCGGCCTATGCCTACGTTGGAGAATCTGCCACCAACCCTGCAAAATATTATGCCAACAACGTCTGTGCCACACTGACGCTACTAGAGGCGATGGTTGAGGCCGGCATTGATAAGTTGGTATTTTCCTCAACCTGTGCTATCTACGGCGTCCCCGATACGCTACCAATCTTGGAAACGCATGATAAGCGGCCAGTCAATCCGTATGGCAAGACTAAGCTGATGGTTGAGCAAATCTTAGATGATTTTGACCGGGCCTATGGTCTCAAATCAGTTTGCTTTCGCTACTTCAATGCGGCCGGAGCAGATCCATCAGGTGATCTCGGAGAAGACCACATGCCAGAAACGCATCTGATTCCACTGGTGCTAGCAGCAGCACAGAAACGCGATTCGGTCTCAATCTTCGGGAAAGATTATCCTACAGCTGACGGTACCTGCATCCGAGACTATATTCACGTGAGCGACCTAGCAGATGCTCATGTGCTGGGACTAGACCATCTTTTGCAAGGCAACTCCAGCCAGAAAATCAACCTAAGCAATGGTAGTGGCTTTTCAGTTCGACAGGTGATCGAGACCGCTAAAGCGGTGACAGGTCGTCCGATTGAGGTCGTCGAAGAAGCCAGACGACCGGGCGATCCGCCGGCTTTAGTTGGCAATAGCGATAAAGCGGCTACTCTACTGGGATGGCAACCTCGCTACCCAGAGTTAGTAGACATTATCGATCATGCCTGGCAGTGGCATCAAAAGCGGCATAGCTCGAATCACTCTTAA
- a CDS encoding ABC transporter ATP-binding protein — translation MESAVFVENLGKRFNRYHAKKPTTLMEAALSGLRQVKPIEDFWALKGVSFEVAVGEMVGVIGHNGAGKSTLLQLLGKVAHPTEGKLTMRGRVGALLDLSAGFHGDLTGRENVFVTAIVAGLPRCEVARRFDRIVEFAELEGFIDNPVRTYSTGMMMRLAFSVAVHTDPNILLVDEFLSVGDISFQTKCLTRITQMKAQGCAIVLVSHDIDQVKRLCDRALWLKKGTVRAYGEPNAVTDQYATDMMAKTQRITPNLPETTTRSGIPLRTNDNRFGSLKVEIVDVRALPSDLLTTGDPLCIEIDYKNEHRVDSANFSLSIHGLDGQKYLDVTTSDLTHTVVLLERSGTLRLLIDRLDIAAGDYFIDVGIYEKEWSYAYDSHSQAYPISVQSRYVSQGILVPPMRWESVSSLSEQPQRLL, via the coding sequence ATGGAAAGCGCTGTCTTCGTTGAAAATCTGGGTAAGCGGTTTAATCGCTATCATGCCAAGAAGCCAACTACTCTGATGGAAGCTGCGCTATCTGGTTTGCGGCAAGTCAAGCCTATTGAAGATTTTTGGGCGCTTAAAGGTGTCAGCTTTGAAGTGGCTGTAGGCGAGATGGTAGGCGTTATTGGCCACAATGGGGCTGGAAAATCTACGTTACTACAGCTGCTAGGAAAAGTCGCTCACCCTACCGAGGGCAAACTGACTATGCGCGGCCGGGTCGGGGCACTACTTGATTTAAGTGCCGGGTTTCATGGAGATTTGACTGGCCGAGAAAATGTCTTTGTCACTGCGATTGTTGCCGGACTACCCCGCTGTGAAGTTGCTCGCCGATTTGATCGTATTGTTGAATTTGCCGAGTTAGAAGGATTTATTGATAATCCGGTACGTACCTACAGCACTGGAATGATGATGCGACTAGCATTCTCAGTTGCAGTTCATACCGATCCTAATATCCTGCTAGTAGACGAGTTCCTATCAGTAGGTGATATCTCTTTTCAAACAAAGTGCTTGACTCGTATTACTCAAATGAAGGCGCAGGGCTGTGCCATCGTGCTGGTCTCGCACGATATTGACCAGGTAAAGCGGCTATGCGATCGCGCCTTATGGCTAAAAAAAGGCACAGTTAGAGCATACGGGGAACCAAATGCTGTCACAGATCAGTATGCTACAGACATGATGGCAAAAACTCAGAGGATTACTCCAAATCTACCTGAAACAACGACCCGCTCAGGAATTCCTTTGAGAACGAACGATAATCGATTTGGCTCTTTGAAAGTAGAAATCGTAGACGTTCGTGCTTTACCTAGCGACCTACTCACCACAGGCGATCCTCTCTGCATAGAGATCGACTACAAAAACGAGCATCGGGTAGACTCAGCCAACTTCAGTTTGTCTATTCATGGGCTAGACGGTCAGAAATACCTAGACGTCACAACATCAGATCTTACCCATACTGTTGTGCTATTAGAGCGCTCAGGTACACTCAGACTCTTGATCGACCGTCTAGATATAGCAGCTGGAGACTACTTTATTGATGTCGGTATCTATGAGAAAGAGTGGAGCTATGCCTATGACTCTCATAGCCAAGCCTATCCAATATCTGTTCAAAGTCGCTATGTATCCCAAGGAATTCTTGTCCCACCTATGAGGTGGGAGAGCGTATCCTCGCTTAGCGAGCAGCCACAGCGACTTCTTTAA